A region from the Mustela erminea isolate mMusErm1 chromosome 10, mMusErm1.Pri, whole genome shotgun sequence genome encodes:
- the LOC116567292 gene encoding glutathione S-transferase Mu 1: protein MVMILGYWDIRGLAHAIRLLLEYTDSPYEEKKYTMGAAPDYDRSQWLNEKFKLGLDFPNLPYLIDGAHKITQSNAILRYIARKHNLCGETEEEKIRMDILENEVMDNRIYFARICYNPDFEKLKPGYLEGLPDKMKLYSQFLGTRPWFAGEKLTYVDFLAYDLLDILRMFEPKCLDAFPNLKEFVARFEGLKKISAYMKSSRFLPGPLFLKVAMWGNK, encoded by the exons atggtcatgatcttgggttatTGGGACATTCGCGGG CTTGCTCACGCGATCCGCCTGCTCCTGGAGTACACAGACTCACCCTACGAGGAGAAGAAGTACACCATGGGGGCTG CTCCGGACTATGACAGAAGCCAGTGGCTGAATGAAAAATTCAAGCTGGGCCTGGACTTCCCCAAT CTGCCCTACTTAATTGATGGGGCTCACAAGATCACCCAGAGCAACGCCATCCTTCGCTACATTGCCCGCAAACACAACCTAT gtggggagacagaagaggagaagattCGCATGGACATTTTAGAGAATGAGGTTATGGACAATCGCATATACTTTGCCAGGATCTGCTACAACCCTGACTTT GAGAAACTGAAGCCTGGGTACCTGGAGGGCCTCCCTGACAAGATGAAGCTCTACTCACAGTTTCTGGGGACGAGGCCTTGGTTTGCTGGGGAGAAG CTCACTTATGTGGATTTCCTGGCTTATGACCTGCTTGATATACTGCGTATGTTTGAGCCCAAGTGCCTGGATGCATTCCCGAACCTGAAGGAGTTTGTGGCCCGCTTTGAG GGCCTGAAGAAGATCTCTGCCTACATGAAGTCCAGCCGCTTCCTCCCAGGCCCTCTGTTTCTAAAGGTTGCCATGTGGGGCAACAAGTAG